The following coding sequences lie in one bacterium genomic window:
- the pyrR gene encoding bifunctional pyr operon transcriptional regulator/uracil phosphoribosyltransferase PyrR translates to MNMGLKEKGLVMDKEGVERTISRIAHEIVEKNKGTDNLVIIGIRTRGVFLAERIVEKIKQIEKSVIPIGVLDITLYRDDLSTIASQPVVHKTEIPFDITNKVVVLVDDVLYTGRTIRAALDELIDFGRPKAIQLAVLVDRGHRELPIRADYAGKNVPTSQREIVEVRLEEYDKKTEVIIIGK, encoded by the coding sequence GAGAGGACAATCAGCCGTATAGCTCATGAAATAGTTGAGAAAAATAAGGGAACAGATAATCTGGTAATTATTGGCATAAGAACCAGAGGGGTCTTTCTTGCAGAGAGAATAGTAGAGAAAATAAAACAAATAGAAAAGTCCGTTATTCCTATTGGCGTACTTGATATAACTCTTTATCGGGATGATTTAAGCACTATTGCTTCCCAGCCAGTGGTTCATAAGACAGAGATCCCTTTTGATATAACGAATAAAGTGGTTGTTTTAGTGGATGATGTTCTTTATACGGGTAGAACTATACGAGCAGCATTAGATGAACTGATTGATTTTGGCAGACCAAAGGCAATCCAGCTAGCAGTTTTAGTAGATAGAGGACATAGAGAACTACCTATCCGAGCTGATTATGCGGGAAAGAACGTCCCTACTTCTCAGAGGGAAATCGTTGAGGTTAGATTGGAAGAATACGATAAAAAGACAGAGGTTATAATTATTGGGAAATAG
- a CDS encoding aspartate carbamoyltransferase catalytic subunit, translated as MEWNRKDLLGLEDLTKEEIKLILDTTESFKEISTREIKKVPALRGKTIANLFFEPSTRTRISFELAEKRLSADVVNFSASTSSLSKGETFIDTAKNIEAMKIDCVVIRHSSSGASYMLSKKLNASVINAGDGTHEHPTQALLDMFTIREKKGGLEGLKVAIVGDIRHSRVARSNIWGMRKMGIEVRICGPKTLLPVDIEKTGAKVFYHIEHAIKHVDVIMALRIQKERQGQSYFPSIREYSKFYGLTSERLKYAKGDVLIMHPGPINRGVEIMPEVADGPYSVILEQVTNGLAVRMAVLYLVMGSKTKEVSA; from the coding sequence ATGGAATGGAATAGAAAAGATCTTCTTGGACTGGAGGACTTAACAAAGGAAGAGATTAAGCTGATTTTAGACACAACAGAATCATTCAAAGAAATATCAACGAGAGAGATAAAGAAAGTACCGGCATTAAGGGGAAAGACTATTGCAAACTTGTTCTTTGAACCTAGTACAAGAACAAGGATTTCTTTTGAGCTCGCAGAGAAGCGCCTGAGCGCAGATGTGGTAAACTTTTCTGCTTCAACAAGTAGTCTCTCAAAAGGTGAGACATTCATTGACACAGCAAAAAATATTGAAGCTATGAAAATAGATTGTGTTGTGATACGTCACAGCTCTTCAGGTGCATCCTATATGCTATCAAAAAAGCTAAATGCCAGTGTTATAAATGCTGGAGACGGAACTCATGAGCATCCAACGCAGGCACTTCTGGACATGTTTACAATAAGAGAGAAAAAAGGCGGATTAGAGGGACTTAAGGTAGCGATTGTTGGAGATATCAGACACAGCCGTGTTGCAAGAAGCAACATCTGGGGTATGAGGAAAATGGGGATAGAGGTGAGAATATGTGGGCCGAAGACATTATTGCCTGTTGATATTGAAAAAACGGGTGCAAAGGTTTTCTATCATATAGAACATGCCATAAAGCATGTAGATGTTATTATGGCACTAAGGATTCAGAAAGAAAGACAAGGACAAAGTTATTTCCCGTCAATAAGAGAATATTCAAAGTTCTATGGGCTCACAAGCGAGAGACTTAAGTATGCAAAAGGGGATGTTTTAATAATGCATCCAGGCCCTATAAACAGAGGTGTTGAAATTATGCCTGAAGTAGCTGATGGACCGTATTCAGTTATTCTCGAACAGGTAACTAATGGACTTGCAGTTCGTATGGCTGTTCTCTATCTTGTTATGGGCAGTAAAACTAAGGAGGTGAGCGCGTGA
- a CDS encoding dihydroorotase: MKLLIKNGTVVDPSQHINEKTDILIENNKICKLGKNIRENGCEVFNAKDMIVSPGFIDMHAHLREPGREDAETIATGTRSAAKGGFTSVCCMPNTEPAIDNQSVVKFVLEKAKKEGKVNVFAIGAITKARKGTELAEIGDMKHAGIVAVSDDGNWVENSALMRRALEYSEIFNILVISHCEDKTLSGKGMINESYISTVLGLEGIPREAEEIAVFRDISLAKMLNTRIHIAHVSSGGTVELIKEAKTRNIKISCEVTPNHFTLTEQAINGYDTNTKVNPPLRSEDDIQAIKNGLADGTIDVIATDHAPHTITEKEYEYDNAPFGIIGFETAIGLALTELVHSKVLSLSKLIEKLSCNPAKILGFKTKGTLKIGSDADITIIDENKKWVVDVNRFLSKSKNSPYHNRKLKGKVVATIVGGKIVFYDSIRESK, encoded by the coding sequence GTGAAACTACTCATTAAAAACGGAACTGTTGTTGATCCATCTCAACATATAAATGAAAAGACGGACATATTGATAGAAAATAATAAAATATGCAAATTAGGTAAGAATATCAGGGAAAACGGTTGTGAGGTATTCAATGCTAAAGACATGATAGTTTCTCCCGGATTTATTGATATGCATGCTCATCTGAGAGAACCTGGAAGGGAAGATGCAGAAACAATAGCCACAGGTACTCGATCTGCTGCAAAGGGCGGGTTTACGTCAGTTTGCTGTATGCCGAATACAGAACCCGCAATAGATAATCAGTCTGTTGTAAAGTTTGTTTTAGAAAAAGCTAAAAAAGAAGGTAAGGTCAATGTGTTTGCTATAGGTGCAATTACAAAGGCGCGAAAGGGGACCGAACTTGCAGAGATTGGAGATATGAAGCATGCGGGAATAGTTGCTGTTTCAGATGATGGTAATTGGGTAGAAAATTCTGCTCTCATGAGAAGGGCACTTGAATATAGTGAGATATTTAATATTTTGGTAATATCACATTGTGAAGATAAGACGCTCTCAGGGAAAGGAATGATAAACGAAAGTTATATTTCAACTGTCTTGGGACTGGAAGGCATTCCAAGGGAAGCAGAGGAAATTGCTGTTTTTAGAGATATAAGCTTAGCAAAGATGTTGAATACCAGAATACATATTGCTCATGTGTCAAGCGGAGGAACAGTAGAATTGATAAAAGAGGCTAAAACCCGCAATATAAAGATCAGCTGTGAGGTAACACCCAACCATTTCACATTAACAGAACAAGCTATTAATGGTTATGATACAAATACGAAGGTTAATCCCCCACTGAGAAGCGAAGATGATATTCAAGCCATAAAAAACGGGCTTGCTGATGGAACAATAGATGTTATAGCAACAGACCATGCTCCTCACACAATAACAGAGAAGGAATATGAGTATGATAATGCCCCGTTCGGAATTATTGGTTTTGAGACAGCTATAGGGCTTGCCCTTACAGAACTTGTTCACAGCAAAGTTTTATCATTATCCAAGCTTATTGAAAAGCTCTCTTGCAATCCCGCAAAAATTCTTGGGTTTAAGACAAAAGGAACATTGAAAATCGGCTCAGACGCAGACATAACAATAATAGATGAGAATAAGAAATGGGTCGTAGATGTAAACAGGTTTCTCTCAAAAAGTAAAAACTCACCGTATCACAATAGAAAATTGAAAGGCAAAGTAGTAGCAACCATTGTTGGCGGAAAGATTGTATTTTATGATTCAATAAGAGAGAGCAAATGA
- a CDS encoding MFS transporter — MTDSHITEQKVKRYKHEIFMFRRWNFAFNIAEHSFDVFGRTFVSTVTVLPVFLSFLTDSKTVIGLIPAIFVFFWLVPQILSAYFTEPIKQKKRIIVFLKIIYAFPWLILAIYFLVFFKASSQLALVVFFIAFAIYSLFGGLATPTWLAFVGKLISRNRRGVFYGYWYIIGTGLAVFGAFGIKYILAAYPFPVNFAICFLLAFSFLCLANTFLAITREPHAPKAADRTSPKEYFSNAKSILGNTSFLRFVLCMIMSAFGPTMTNVFYIIYVREKFNVPIGDVGIFTAVLLISQIIAAAIGGKLTDKLGAKKVFTASRLIAAFCSIWALMTNNIAGAYIIFIIMGICVGFTTVSYHNLILELAPSDKRATYIGLINTIRAPFTAISPIIGGMIIDCISYRLLFILATISSLIAMIIISLPIKKNPRVA; from the coding sequence ATGACAGATTCTCATATTACTGAACAAAAAGTCAAGCGCTACAAACATGAAATATTCATGTTCAGAAGATGGAATTTTGCCTTCAATATCGCTGAACACTCCTTTGATGTATTTGGCAGAACATTTGTTTCAACAGTAACGGTATTACCAGTTTTCTTAAGCTTTCTCACAGATTCAAAAACTGTTATAGGGCTGATTCCTGCTATTTTCGTTTTTTTCTGGCTGGTTCCACAGATATTATCAGCATATTTTACAGAACCAATTAAGCAGAAAAAAAGAATAATTGTTTTTCTCAAAATAATCTATGCTTTCCCATGGCTGATACTTGCTATTTATTTTCTCGTTTTTTTTAAAGCATCTTCCCAACTAGCTCTTGTTGTTTTCTTTATTGCGTTTGCCATTTATTCTCTTTTTGGAGGACTGGCTACACCAACATGGCTTGCTTTTGTTGGAAAATTAATCTCAAGGAATAGAAGAGGTGTTTTTTATGGATACTGGTATATAATAGGGACAGGACTTGCTGTATTTGGAGCTTTTGGCATAAAATATATCCTTGCAGCATACCCCTTCCCTGTTAATTTTGCCATATGCTTTTTATTGGCATTTTCATTTCTCTGCCTTGCAAACACTTTTCTTGCTATAACAAGAGAGCCTCATGCTCCAAAAGCTGCTGATAGAACATCTCCTAAGGAATATTTTTCCAATGCTAAATCAATCCTGGGAAATACATCTTTTTTAAGATTTGTTCTTTGTATGATAATGTCAGCTTTTGGCCCAACAATGACAAATGTATTTTATATTATATATGTAAGGGAAAAATTTAATGTGCCCATTGGAGATGTTGGAATATTTACAGCAGTTCTTCTCATATCACAGATTATAGCAGCTGCTATCGGAGGCAAATTAACGGATAAACTGGGAGCAAAAAAAGTATTTACAGCTAGCAGATTAATTGCTGCATTTTGCAGTATATGGGCTTTGATGACTAATAACATTGCAGGTGCGTATATTATCTTTATCATTATGGGCATCTGTGTAGGGTTCACGACAGTTTCTTATCACAATCTTATTCTTGAATTAGCGCCTTCTGATAAAAGGGCGACATATATAGGGTTGATAAATACCATACGAGCTCCCTTTACTGCTATTAGTCCAATCATCGGAGGAATGATAATAGACTGCATTTCTTACAGATTGCTATTCATTCTCGCTACTATCAGCTCATTAATCGCTATGATTATAATTAGTTTGCCTATAAAGAAGAATCCACGAGTGGCATGA